A single genomic interval of Coriobacteriia bacterium harbors:
- a CDS encoding DUF2461 domain-containing protein: protein MTFDGFSAGTLSFLRELAANNEREWFTENRARFDGELLDRQKAFVDAVGVAFAAVDPRVQCVPAVNRSIFRINRDTRFARDKSPYKTYSDMWFWIGPDRKGAAGYFVRIVPEGIWVGGGAHWLAPEHLARLRAAIIAPATGEELAAMLDGLTAEGYELGDKTLARVPAGFSAESPRAELLKYTAVHAIEKTEPVPPEFAGPEFVDWCMERFLRTKPLVDWLADAIA, encoded by the coding sequence ATGACATTCGACGGATTCTCGGCGGGGACGCTTTCGTTCCTGCGCGAGCTGGCGGCCAACAACGAGCGTGAGTGGTTCACCGAAAACCGAGCACGATTCGACGGTGAGCTGCTCGATCGCCAGAAGGCGTTCGTGGACGCGGTGGGGGTGGCGTTTGCGGCGGTGGACCCGCGGGTGCAGTGCGTGCCTGCGGTGAACCGCTCGATCTTCCGTATCAACCGCGACACACGTTTCGCCCGCGACAAGTCGCCGTACAAGACCTACTCGGACATGTGGTTCTGGATCGGTCCCGACCGCAAAGGCGCTGCTGGCTACTTCGTTCGCATCGTCCCCGAGGGCATATGGGTGGGTGGCGGCGCTCACTGGCTCGCGCCCGAGCACCTCGCCCGGCTGCGTGCGGCGATCATTGCTCCCGCGACGGGTGAAGAGCTTGCTGCGATGCTCGACGGACTGACTGCCGAGGGCTACGAGCTGGGCGACAAGACGCTCGCGCGCGTGCCGGCGGGATTCTCGGCAGAGTCACCCCGAGCCGAGCTGCTCAAGTACACCGCGGTGCACGCGATCGAGAAGACCGAACCGGTGCCGCCGGAGTTCGCTGGGCCCGAGTTCGTCGACTGGTGCATGGAGCGTTTCCTGCGTACCAAGCCGCTTGTTGACTGGCTCGCCGACGCGATTGCGTAG
- a CDS encoding GNAT family N-acetyltransferase, with translation MTDAESQPRTPFSVRFAVRSEARLLAAIVRESFQTEAAVFGDIPPLHESAADIEATFDAGDVTLVAEMQGVPVGTVRGETVEGGTLMVRRLAVLEESRGRGIARALMTALEDAYPDVPRFELFTGMRNGAALSLYESLGYVREGTVEIAPGVELVTLSKRGRAARSCR, from the coding sequence GTGACCGATGCGGAATCGCAGCCGCGCACGCCGTTCTCGGTCCGATTCGCTGTGCGCAGTGAGGCCCGGCTCCTCGCCGCGATCGTGCGCGAGTCGTTTCAGACGGAGGCGGCCGTGTTCGGGGACATCCCGCCCCTCCATGAGTCCGCAGCCGACATCGAAGCCACCTTCGACGCCGGGGACGTGACGCTGGTCGCCGAGATGCAAGGCGTGCCGGTCGGTACCGTCCGCGGCGAGACGGTCGAGGGCGGCACGCTGATGGTGCGGCGCCTCGCCGTCCTCGAAGAGTCTCGAGGCCGCGGAATCGCACGAGCACTGATGACGGCCCTCGAGGACGCCTACCCCGACGTACCTCGTTTCGAGCTCTTCACCGGCATGCGCAACGGCGCGGCGTTGTCGCTCTACGAGTCGCTCGGGTATGTGCGCGAGGGCACGGTCGAGATCGCGCCGGGTGTCGAACTCGTGACGCTCTCAAAGCGCGGACGAGCCGCACGCTCCTGCCGCTGA
- a CDS encoding flavin reductase family protein, which yields MKQRLGAVERLFPMPCVLVVGGTMELADTLAVAWINVVSSTPPTIAMGLRKTRRTLELIRETGGEFTVNIPDTALAAQVDYCGIVSGGTADKFEATGLTLARSSVVGAPIIEECPYNIECRTTHEVEVGEYVVVFGEIVEAHAEERLLREGANVVEMDDLDPLIYIAGAREYRGLGPKLHDAYKIGNEFRKGSPE from the coding sequence ATGAAGCAGCGACTCGGAGCCGTAGAGCGGCTCTTCCCCATGCCGTGCGTGCTTGTCGTGGGAGGCACGATGGAGCTGGCCGATACACTCGCGGTCGCGTGGATCAACGTCGTTTCCTCAACACCTCCCACCATCGCCATGGGCCTGCGCAAGACGCGCCGCACGCTGGAGCTCATCCGCGAGACCGGCGGTGAGTTCACCGTCAACATCCCGGACACCGCGCTCGCCGCTCAGGTCGACTACTGCGGGATCGTCTCAGGCGGCACCGCCGATAAGTTCGAGGCGACCGGCCTGACGCTGGCGCGCTCCTCGGTGGTGGGCGCCCCGATCATCGAGGAGTGCCCGTACAACATCGAGTGTCGCACCACGCACGAGGTGGAGGTCGGCGAGTACGTGGTCGTGTTCGGCGAGATTGTGGAGGCGCATGCCGAAGAACGCCTGCTGCGTGAGGGCGCCAACGTAGTCGAGATGGACGATCTCGACCCGCTAATCTACATCGCGGGGGCGCGCGAGTACCGCGGCCTCGGACCAAAGCTTCACGACGCATACAAGATCGGAAACGAGTTCCGCAAAGGATCGCCCGAGTGA
- a CDS encoding bifunctional O-acetylhomoserine aminocarboxypropyltransferase/cysteine synthase (catalyzes the formation of L-methionine and acetate from O-acetyl-L-homoserine and methanethiol), whose amino-acid sequence MSDSTTPRFDTIAIHGGASPDPTTGSRAVPIYQTVAYNFKDTDHAADLFGLRAFGNIYSRIMNPTNDVLEQRVAALHGGSAALALSSGHAAEVLGLLNVTNTGGSVVASTSLYGGTWNIFLHTFRRLGIAVRFVEPTDVAGFVAATDDTTTAWFVETIGNPRLDVPDFDALAAAGRELGVPLFVDNTFATPYLFRPFDHGAAVVIESLTKWLGGHGTSLGGILVDGGNFDWSQGRHPEFTEPDASYHGLKFWDVFGDFPGLGNVAFAIRARVNLLRDLGSSLSPFNAQQFLLGVETLSLRVQRHSDNALAVAKYLESHPKVAWVAYPGLEAHPTHANAKKYLTNGYGGVVVFGVKGGLDAGKTLINGVELFSHLANVGDAKSLIIHPASTTHSQLSQEELVKAGIGDDFVRLSVGIENIEDILADLEQALEKV is encoded by the coding sequence ATGAGCGACTCGACCACCCCGCGTTTCGACACCATCGCAATCCACGGCGGAGCATCGCCTGACCCCACGACCGGCTCACGCGCCGTCCCGATCTATCAGACGGTCGCCTACAACTTCAAGGACACGGACCACGCCGCAGACCTCTTCGGCCTGCGTGCCTTCGGCAACATCTACTCACGCATCATGAATCCGACCAACGACGTGCTCGAGCAGCGCGTCGCAGCGCTCCACGGCGGCTCGGCGGCCCTGGCCCTGTCCTCGGGTCACGCGGCAGAGGTTCTCGGCCTGCTCAACGTCACCAACACCGGCGGAAGCGTCGTCGCCTCGACGTCGCTGTACGGCGGCACCTGGAACATCTTCCTGCACACCTTCCGGCGGCTCGGTATCGCCGTGCGTTTCGTGGAGCCGACCGACGTGGCCGGTTTCGTCGCCGCGACCGATGACACCACGACCGCGTGGTTCGTCGAGACGATCGGCAACCCGCGCCTCGACGTCCCCGACTTCGATGCGCTTGCGGCAGCCGGCCGTGAGCTGGGCGTACCGCTGTTCGTCGACAACACGTTCGCGACCCCGTACCTGTTCCGCCCGTTCGATCACGGCGCAGCGGTGGTCATCGAGTCACTCACCAAGTGGCTCGGCGGTCACGGCACGTCGCTCGGTGGCATCCTTGTCGACGGCGGCAACTTCGACTGGAGTCAGGGCCGTCACCCCGAGTTTACTGAGCCCGATGCGAGCTACCACGGCCTGAAGTTCTGGGACGTCTTCGGTGACTTCCCGGGCCTCGGCAACGTCGCCTTCGCGATCCGCGCGCGGGTCAACCTGCTCCGAGACCTCGGTAGCTCGCTCTCGCCGTTCAACGCGCAGCAGTTCCTGCTCGGCGTCGAGACGCTCTCGCTTCGCGTGCAGCGCCACAGCGACAACGCGCTCGCCGTCGCGAAGTACCTCGAGAGCCACCCCAAGGTCGCCTGGGTCGCATACCCGGGGCTCGAGGCCCATCCCACGCATGCGAACGCCAAGAAGTACCTCACGAACGGCTACGGCGGCGTCGTCGTGTTCGGCGTGAAGGGCGGGCTCGATGCCGGCAAGACGCTCATCAACGGCGTCGAGCTGTTCTCACACCTCGCCAACGTGGGCGATGCGAAATCACTTATCATCCATCCTGCGTCGACCACGCACTCACAGCTCTCCCAAGAGGAGCTTGTGAAGGCGGGTATCGGCGATGACTTCGTCCGCCTGTCCGTCGGCATCGAGAACATCGAGGACATCCTCGCCGATCTCGAGCAGGCGCTGGAAAAGGTGTAA